A genome region from Polyodon spathula isolate WHYD16114869_AA chromosome 19, ASM1765450v1, whole genome shotgun sequence includes the following:
- the LOC121294922 gene encoding alpha- and gamma-adaptin-binding protein p34-like isoform X2: protein MAIVQYSSQIIAGDGILGPSSQTGEVRWYPWTINNKYYTADICLCAVPNRFLVTSDIAEGVQAFIVYFDSNTKSGLDSVSLWLPLAEDWSPEVLILVCDRVSENGVNKQTAQEWCIAHGFELVELNPEEVPDEDDDFPESTGIKRIVQALNANVWSNMEMKDERNQGFSLMSSLVGSRHSNGAAHSHEPHSHRSADGGTETSSEDSRRNAAPDPDTQIDTLVDPMLDMDIQELASLTTGDADVENFERLFSKLKEMKDKAVTLPHDQRKLHAEKVAKAFWMAIGGDEDEIEGLSSEDDN from the exons AAATCATTGCTGGTGATGGTATTTTAGGACCCTCCTCCCAGACTGGAGAAGTCAGATGGTATCCCTGGACGataaacaacaaatattacacagCAGACATCTGCCTGTGCGCCGTACCCAACAGATTCCTCGTCACGTCCGACATCGCTGAGGGCGTGCAGGCATTCATTGTGTATTTCGACAGCAACACA AAATCTGGCCTGGACAGTGTGTCGCTATGGCTTCCCCTGGCAGAAGACTGGTCCCCTGAGGTGCTGATCCTGGTCTGTGATCGCGTGTCAGAGAATG GTGTGAACAAACAGACAGCCCAGGAGTGGTGTATCGCACATGGCTTTGAACTGGTGGAGCTCAACCCAGAAGAGGTCCCCGATGAAGACg ACGACTTTCCAGAGTCCACAGGGATAAAGAGGATTGTTCAAGCCCTGAACGCAAACGTGTGGTCCAACATGGAGATGAAAGATG AAAGAAACCAGGGCTTCAGCCTCATGAGCAGCCTGGTGGGGTCACGTCACAGCAACGGAGCTGCGCACAGCCACGAGCCACAT TCACACAGGTCTGCAGATGGTGGCACTGAAACTAGTTCAGAGGACAGCAGGAGAAACGCTGCTCCAGATCCTGACACTCAGATTGACACGCTTGTAG ATCCCATGCTGGATATGGATATCCAGGAACTGGCCAGTCTAACCACAGGGGATGCAGATGTGGAGAACTTTGAAAGATTGTTTTCTAAGTTAAAAGAAATGAAAG atAAGGCAGTAACACTACCTCATGATCAAAGAAAGCTGCATGCTGAAAAG GTCGCCAAGGCATTCTGGATGGCGATTGGTGGAGACGAAGATGAAATTGAAGGACTGTCATCAGAAGATGACAATTAA
- the LOC121294922 gene encoding alpha- and gamma-adaptin-binding protein p34-like isoform X1 encodes MASGPCALITSCDPGFVEEALVKQIIAGDGILGPSSQTGEVRWYPWTINNKYYTADICLCAVPNRFLVTSDIAEGVQAFIVYFDSNTKSGLDSVSLWLPLAEDWSPEVLILVCDRVSENGVNKQTAQEWCIAHGFELVELNPEEVPDEDDDFPESTGIKRIVQALNANVWSNMEMKDERNQGFSLMSSLVGSRHSNGAAHSHEPHSHRSADGGTETSSEDSRRNAAPDPDTQIDTLVDPMLDMDIQELASLTTGDADVENFERLFSKLKEMKDKAVTLPHDQRKLHAEKVAKAFWMAIGGDEDEIEGLSSEDDN; translated from the exons AAATCATTGCTGGTGATGGTATTTTAGGACCCTCCTCCCAGACTGGAGAAGTCAGATGGTATCCCTGGACGataaacaacaaatattacacagCAGACATCTGCCTGTGCGCCGTACCCAACAGATTCCTCGTCACGTCCGACATCGCTGAGGGCGTGCAGGCATTCATTGTGTATTTCGACAGCAACACA AAATCTGGCCTGGACAGTGTGTCGCTATGGCTTCCCCTGGCAGAAGACTGGTCCCCTGAGGTGCTGATCCTGGTCTGTGATCGCGTGTCAGAGAATG GTGTGAACAAACAGACAGCCCAGGAGTGGTGTATCGCACATGGCTTTGAACTGGTGGAGCTCAACCCAGAAGAGGTCCCCGATGAAGACg ACGACTTTCCAGAGTCCACAGGGATAAAGAGGATTGTTCAAGCCCTGAACGCAAACGTGTGGTCCAACATGGAGATGAAAGATG AAAGAAACCAGGGCTTCAGCCTCATGAGCAGCCTGGTGGGGTCACGTCACAGCAACGGAGCTGCGCACAGCCACGAGCCACAT TCACACAGGTCTGCAGATGGTGGCACTGAAACTAGTTCAGAGGACAGCAGGAGAAACGCTGCTCCAGATCCTGACACTCAGATTGACACGCTTGTAG ATCCCATGCTGGATATGGATATCCAGGAACTGGCCAGTCTAACCACAGGGGATGCAGATGTGGAGAACTTTGAAAGATTGTTTTCTAAGTTAAAAGAAATGAAAG atAAGGCAGTAACACTACCTCATGATCAAAGAAAGCTGCATGCTGAAAAG GTCGCCAAGGCATTCTGGATGGCGATTGGTGGAGACGAAGATGAAATTGAAGGACTGTCATCAGAAGATGACAATTAA